A window from Telopea speciosissima isolate NSW1024214 ecotype Mountain lineage chromosome 8, Tspe_v1, whole genome shotgun sequence encodes these proteins:
- the LOC122670637 gene encoding protein NRT1/ PTR FAMILY 5.9-like — protein MDEGSRSKGLGKSCILLIVIAGVERFAFKGVASNLITYLTDVVKMSNSSAAKTVNNWCGVTSILSLLGALVADSYWDRYSTILASSFLYVVGLAALTLTALLRAWIPPSSKTSSSVSLFWSLYLISIGQGGYNPCLQAFAADQLECDDELPCTKDDQNTKKKSSFFQWSYFSICTGSLLGVSLMSYIQDSFGWGLGFAIPTIAMVASIVCFSCGTRSYTHKQAKGENKPIEEIIQAIKETVSKVMNSRITLPEKESDMAELELQERPLCDQDFDSSKTMDENPNNEIVTFDVKLLLRLLPIWITLLMFAVVFQQPATFFTKQGMTMKRNIGNSFVIPPATLQSAITISIVLLMPLYDKGIIPFIQIITKTNKGINVMQRMGIGMVLSIAAMAIAAIVETKRLKISRSGFLESQSSTLPMSIFWLLPQYIFLGISDVFTVVGMQEFFYTQMPSRMRTMGIALYLSVFGVGSFLSALLISVIEIATSASTQKKSWFSDDLSEARLDNYYWLLALLSTLSLLVFVCLCKY, from the exons ATGGATGAAGGAAGTAGATCAAAAGGACTGGGCAAATCATGTATTCTCCTTATAG TGATAGCTGGTGTGGAGAGGTTTGCATTCAAGGGAGTGGCTTCCAACCTCATTACTTATCTGACTGATGTTGTAAAAATGAGTAACTCCTCGGCGGCCAAAACTGTGAACAACTGGTGTGGAGTGACATCCATTCTCTCCCTATTAGGAGCTCTTGTTGCTGATTCATATTGGGATCGCTACTCCACCATCTTGGCTTCCTCTTTCCTTTATGTTGTT GGGCTTGCAGCATTGACATTAACAGCTCTGCTAAGGGCATGGATACCACCTTCAAGCAAAACCAGCTCTTCAGTGTCTCTCTTTTGGTCACTTTATTTGATTTCCATAGGTCAAGGAGGATACAACCCTTGCTTGCAAGCCTTCGCAGCAGATCAACTTGAATGTGATGACGAGTTGCCTTGTACCAAAGATGACCAGaacacaaagaagaaaagttcaTTTTTCCAGTGGTCATATTTCAGTATTTGTACAGGCAGCTTATTGGGTGTTTCTCTTATGTCCTATATTCAAGATTCTTTTGGTTGGGGATTGGGATTTGCTATCCCTACAATAGCAATGGTTGCTTCTATTGTGTGTTTCTCATGTGGGACTAGATCCTACACCCATAAGCAGGCCAAGGGTGAGAATAAGCCCATAGAAGAGATTATTCAAGCCATCAAAGAAACTGTATCAAAAGTGATGAATAGCAGAATCACTTTGCCAGAGAAGGAATCTGACATGGCTGAGCTTGA GCTACAAGAGAGGCCACTTTGTGACCAAGATTTTGATAGCTCCAAAACAATGGATGAGAATCCCAACAATGAGATTGTTACTTTTGATGTGAAACTGCTATTGAGGCTCTTGCCCATATGGATCACACTTCTAATGTTTGCGGTTGTCTTCCAACAACCAGCCACCTTCTTCACTAAACAGGGAATGACCATGAAGAGGAACATTGGAAACAGCTTTGTTATCCCTCCTGCAACACTACAGAGTGCTATTACAATCTCAATAGTACTTCTAATGCCTTTATATGACAAAGGGATCATACCCTTTATACAGATTATCACAAAAACCAACAAAGGGATCAATGTGATGCAAAGAATGGGAATTGGGATGGTTCTGTCAATTGCTGCCATGGCTATAGCTGCAATTGTTGAAACAAAGAGATTGAAGATTAGTAGATCTGGGTTTCTTGAATCACAATCATCAACATTGCCAATGAGTATCTTCTGGTTGCTACCTCAGTATATTTTCCTTGGCATCTCAGATGTCTTTACAGTCGTTGGAATGCAAGAGTTCTTTTATACCCAAATGCCTAGTAGAATGAGAACCATGGGCATAGCTCTGTATCTGAGTGTTTTTGGTGTAGGCAGCTTTCTTAGTGCCCTTCTAATCTCTGTCATTGAGATTGCCACAAGTGCaagcacacaaaaaaaaagttggttCTCGGATGACCTAAGTGAAGCCAGATTAGATAACTACTACTGGCTTCTAGCCTTGTTAAGCACCTTGAGCTTGCTAGTGTTTGTGTGTTTATGTAAATACTAG
- the LOC122672012 gene encoding metalloendoproteinase 5-MMP-like has translation MKSLHTRGSLLSAITAISLVHLCLLSTYIAGHRILYDQNNNNKPSNSWDSFHNFTGHQKGDNVDGLSNLKQYLHQFGYISSPSNSSSNSSSNFTNTFDDTLESALKRYQKNFNLNSTGQLDNTTVQLMARPRCGNADIVNGTSTMNSGKPSHSNLHTVAHYSFFENTPTWPENKRNLTYGFWPGNQLQDNAKVVFSRAFQRWAAVTPLTFTETDSFLAADIKIGFFGGDHGDGESFDGSMGTLAHAFSPTAGLFHLDSAEDWVIDGDVTTSTSTVAIDMESVAVHEIGHVLGLGHSSVEEAIMYPSISARTRKTELATDDIQGIQELYGSNPNYNASSTPSDTQKETSDGGVRIMDWHWTLTMIISTVASVGLLL, from the coding sequence ATGAAGTCACTTCACACTCGTGGTTCACTTCTCTCTGCAATCACTGCAATTTCACTGGTTCATCTATGCCTTCTATCCACATACATCGCCGGCCACCGAATCTTATATGATCAGAACAATAACAACAAGCCCAGCAACTCATGGGACTCATTCCACAACTTCACCGGACATCAAAAAGGCGACAACGTCGACGGCTTATCCAATCTCAAGCAATACCTTCACCAATTCGGTTACATCTCCTCACCATCCAATTCTTCCTCAaattcttcttccaatttcaCAAACACCTTCGACGACACCCTCGAATCTGCTCTCAAACGATACCAGAAAAACTTCAATCTCAACTCCACCGGTCAACTCGATAACACCACCGTTCAGCTTATGGCCCGACCCAGGTGCGGCAACGCCGATATCGTGAACGGCACCAGTACCATGAATTCCGGCAAACCTTCACATTCGAACCTCCACACCGTCGCACACTATTCCTTCTTCGAAAACACCCCAACATGGCCGGAAAATAAACGAAACCTCACCTACGGCTTCTGGCCCGGTAACCAGTTACAGGATAACGCTAAGGTTGTTTTCTCCCGTGCGTTTCAACGGTGGGCAGCTGTAACGCCGTTAACTTTTACGGAAACAGATTCCTTCCTGGCTGCAGATATCAAGATTGGTTTCTTCGGTGGGGACCACGGTGATGGAGAATCGTTTGATGGGTCAATGGGGACATTGGCCCACGCGTTCTCTCCTACGGCTGGATTATTCCATCTGGACAGTGCGGAAGATTGGGTGATCGACGGAGATGTGACCACGTCGACATCGACGGTAGCCATTGATATGGAATCAGTTGCGGTGCATGAGATAGGACACGTGCTTGGGTTAGGGCATTCTTCGGTGGAAGAAGCTATCATGTACCCGTCTATCTCGGCGAGGACGAGGAAAACTGAACTCGCAACCGATGATATTCAGGGTATTCAGGAACTCTACGGCAGCAACCCAAACTACAATGCTTCATCAACACCGTCCGATACGCAGAAAGAAACTAGTGATGGTGGGGTCCGCATCATGGATTGGCATTGGACGCTTACGATGATAATCAGCACCGTTGCTTCCGTTGGCTTGCTGTTGTAG
- the LOC122672758 gene encoding uncharacterized protein LOC122672758: protein MDRSRSSGASWADQWDYNAPAYQSSNTSNGSGGMSSNKYGKKVGEGLEKTKAVASTGFRKVKAGTSVGFHWIKDKYQKTTQKN from the coding sequence ATGGATAGAAGCAGATCGTCTGGGGCATCATGGGCGGATCAATGGGACTACAACGCTCCAGCATATCAATCCAGTAACACCAGTAACGGTAGTGGTGGTATGAGCTCCAATAAGTACGGTAAGAAGGTCGGAGAAGGGTTGGAGAAAACAAAAGCCGTCGCTTCTACGGGTTTCAGGAAAGTCAAGGCAGGTACCTCTGTTGGCTTCCATTGGATCAAAGACAAGTACCAGAAAACCACCCAGAAGAACTAA